In Deltaproteobacteria bacterium, the genomic stretch CCCCCGCCCTTCCGGGCCGCCGGTCGAGGTCAACGGAGGGTGAAGACGCCGTTCCCGGCCTGTCGACCCACCGTGCAAAATCCTCACGATGAACTATAATCGCGGCGATCTTCGAACATCGAGAGCGCGAAAGGGAGCGGGGACGCCGTGAAAAGGGACCTGGGAACGCGATGAGTCGAATTGTGGTGGCGGGCGCGAGGGGGATGCTCGGACGCGCGGTAGCGGGCGCGTTGCGCGCTTATCGTCACAATGTCGTCGAATGGGACGTCGCCGAAGGCGATCTTTCCGACGAAAAGACGGTCGCGTGGATGATGGACGACATGCGTCCCGGCGTGGTCATCAACTGCGCGGGGTACACCGACGTCGAGGGCGCGGAAGATCCGGCGAATCTGGACGCGGCGCGGCGGGCCAATGTCGACATCCCGGCACATCTCGCCCGCGCGTGCGCAAAAAAGAACCGCCGCTTCGTGCACATCTCCACCGACTATGTATTCGATGGAACGGCGCGCGCGCCGATCACGGAAGACGCCGAGCCGAATCCCATTTCGGTTTACGCGCGGACGAAACTCGACGGCGAGCGCGCGGTGCTGGAATCCGGCGCGCAAAACGCGGTCATCATCCGGACCGCATGGCTCTATGGTCGGCTCGGACGCAACTTCGTGGACACCATTCGCCGAAAGGCGCGCGAACATCATCGTCTCGAAGTGGTGAACGACCAGACCGGCTGTCCGACATATGCGACCGATCTCGCCGAGACCATCGTGCGCGTCACGCATGGCGTCGAGACGGGGATCTTCAACGCAGTCAACGCGGGGCAGGCGACGTGGTACGACCTCGCGTGCGCGGTGGTGGAGCTGGCCGGAATCGAGGGTGTCGAGGTCGTTCCCTGCACGAGCGACCGCTACCCCACCAAAGCCAAACGCCCTGCTTATTCGGTGCTCGACTGTTCCCGGCTCACGCGCGCGATCGGCTTTACGATGCGCCCGTGGCGTGAAGCCCTGCGCGACTATCTGACCGGATCTCCCGCATGAACCGGCCCGGGGTCGCGTGATGCTCCCCGACGAAAACTGGCGGGGCTGGCGCGTCGCGCCGGTGGTCGTATTCGCCGCGTACGTCGCCGTGCGTCTCGCGGTCTTCGCGGCGTCCGACAACGGCATCGACTTCCACCACAACGCGTACGACCGCGGCTTGTTCGTCGAGCGCTGGCTCGCGAACTTCGAGGTCGTGCCCGACGCCGCGTACGGCCCCGTCGGTTATTACCTCACCGCCGCGACGATGGCCCTTGTGCCCGACCCGATTCTCGCGCCGCGCCTGCTGTCACTCATTTCCTCTCTCGCACTGTTCTGGATCGTCGCGGTTCTCGCGCGGCGAATCTTCGGCGTGCGCGAGGCCGTGCTCGCCCTCGTGCTGCTCTCGGTGCACCCGCACGGCATTCGACTTTCGGTCGTGGGCCTCGACATGATGCCCTACGCGGCGCTCGTCATGGCGGCGTTTCTCGCATGGGACCGGTGGTGGACGAACCCCGAGCGCGTCGGACTCGCCGCTCTCGCGGGTTTCGCGTTCACGATCGCGGCGGCCACGCGGTTCGAGATCTGGGCCGTGCTGCCGATGGTCGCGGGGCTCGCGCTCTTGCGCGCGCGGCGCGCGGGGCTCGCGTTTGTCGCCGCGAGCGCGGTGTTTCCGGTGGCGTGGTGCGTGTGGCAGTGGCGGCAAACGGGCGATCCGCTGAATTTCCTCGGCATCTCGCAGGGTGTGTCGGCGATCCACATGGCGGGGCTCTCACTCTTCGAGCGCGCGATCGCCTGGCCGGCGGTGCTCGCCCACGACGCACCGCTTCCCACCGCGTTGCTCGCTCTCGCCGCGTTCATCACGCTGCGTCGCACGCGCCGGGCGTGGGCGCTGATGGCGAGCGCCGCGTGGACCTTCGCGGTCTTCGAGACGCAGACCCTGCGTGGCGCGATGGGCACGAACGAAACCAAATACGTCATGCCGCTCGTGGTGATGCTGATCCCGCAGGCCGCGGCGGAACTCGTTCGCCGGCTGAACGGACGTCGGTTCGAGAAGTTCATCGCGTCGGGGATGTCGGTGATCCTCATCGGTCTCTCGACGATCGTCACGCTCGCCGACAACACGCGCTTCGCCGTCCCCGGCGGGGCGGTGGAACAGGCTGCGTTTCTGCGCGAGACCCCCCGCCGGCCCGAGCGCGTGGTGATCGGAACGAGCCTGCAGGGCTGGCTGCTTGTGCACGCCGATCTGGCGGACGGCCGGGCGGTGCTGGCCGCGCCGGGGCCTGGCGGGGCGTTCGACGAGGATGACTTGCGGAAGTTGCTCGACGAACCGTGCGTCCGGTATCTCGCATACGAGCCGGACAACCCGGTCGATTTCGCGCCGGTGCTCGAGCTCCCCGACGAGACGAAGGCCGAGCGCCTCGGTTTCACGTTCACGC encodes the following:
- the rfbD gene encoding dTDP-4-dehydrorhamnose reductase, with protein sequence MSRIVVAGARGMLGRAVAGALRAYRHNVVEWDVAEGDLSDEKTVAWMMDDMRPGVVINCAGYTDVEGAEDPANLDAARRANVDIPAHLARACAKKNRRFVHISTDYVFDGTARAPITEDAEPNPISVYARTKLDGERAVLESGAQNAVIIRTAWLYGRLGRNFVDTIRRKAREHHRLEVVNDQTGCPTYATDLAETIVRVTHGVETGIFNAVNAGQATWYDLACAVVELAGIEGVEVVPCTSDRYPTKAKRPAYSVLDCSRLTRAIGFTMRPWREALRDYLTGSPA
- a CDS encoding glycosyltransferase family 39 protein, whose amino-acid sequence is MLPDENWRGWRVAPVVVFAAYVAVRLAVFAASDNGIDFHHNAYDRGLFVERWLANFEVVPDAAYGPVGYYLTAATMALVPDPILAPRLLSLISSLALFWIVAVLARRIFGVREAVLALVLLSVHPHGIRLSVVGLDMMPYAALVMAAFLAWDRWWTNPERVGLAALAGFAFTIAAATRFEIWAVLPMVAGLALLRARRAGLAFVAASAVFPVAWCVWQWRQTGDPLNFLGISQGVSAIHMAGLSLFERAIAWPAVLAHDAPLPTALLALAAFITLRRTRRAWALMASAAWTFAVFETQTLRGAMGTNETKYVMPLVVMLIPQAAAELVRRLNGRRFEKFIASGMSVILIGLSTIVTLADNTRFAVPGGAVEQAAFLRETPRRPERVVIGTSLQGWLLVHADLADGRAVLAAPGPGGAFDEDDLRKLLDEPCVRYLAYEPDNPVDFAPVLELPDETKAERLGFTFTRVFRSGDGRFAVYRVERPDSADCLGP